A DNA window from Helianthus annuus cultivar XRQ/B chromosome 15, HanXRQr2.0-SUNRISE, whole genome shotgun sequence contains the following coding sequences:
- the LOC110912534 gene encoding 1-acyl-sn-glycerol-3-phosphate acyltransferase BAT2, chloroplastic isoform X4 encodes MFTCKPNHYSKLHNRFNVLRSVVVRSEIAGAGSPAAAYQLPEFQLTSKVRGVCFYAVTSIVAIFLFVLMVIGHPFVLLRDRYQRSFHHLIAKIWASMTVFPFFKIKIEGFENLPPKNSPAVYVANHQSFLDIYALLTLGRNLKFISKTAIFLFPIVGWAMFLMGVIPLKRMDSRSQLQTLKRCMEIVKNGGSVFFFPEGTRSKDGRLGNFKKGAFSIAAKTGVPVVPITLVGTGKIMPAGMEGILNPGSVKIIIHQPVQGDNPDTLCNEAVDVISNELICQG; translated from the exons ATGTTTACTTGCAAACCTAACCATTATAGTAAACTGCACAACCGGTTTAACGTTTTGAGATCCGTCGTAGTTAGATCAGAAATTGCCGGAGCCGGATCCCCTGCAGCTGCCTATCAACTTCCAG AATTTCAGTTGACCTCAAAAGTCAGAGGGGTTTGCTTTTATGCTGTTACATCCATCGTTGCCATATTTTTATTTGTGTTGATGGTGATCGGGCATCCGTTTGTGCTCCTACGAGATCGGTACCAAAGGAGCTTTCATCATCTGATAGCCAAAATTTGGGCTTCGATGACTGTTTTTCCGTTTTTTAAAATAAAGATCGAGGGTTTTGAGAATCTACCTCCGAAGAATAGTCCAGCCGTGTACGTGGCCAATCATCAgagctttttagatatatatgCACTTCTGACACTTGGTAGAaaccttaagttcatcagcaagACTGCGATTTTTCTCTTCCCGATTGTTGGGTGGGCAATGTTCTTAATGGGCGTTATTCCTCTTAAGCGTATGGACAGTAGGAGCCAATTG CAAACTCTAAAAAGATGCATGGAGATTGTGAAGAATGGTGGATCTGTTTTCTTCTTTCCAGAGGGTACACGGAGTAAGGATGGACGTCTGGGGAATTTCAAG aAAGGTGCATTCAGCATTGCTGCCAAAACAGGAGTACCTGTGGTTCCCATAACTCTTGTTGGAACAGGCAAGATAATGCCGGCTGGAATGGAGGGTATACTAAACCCTGGGTCAGTGAAGATTATAATCCACCAGCCAGTACAAGGTGATAATCCTGACACACTGTGCAATGAGGCCGTTGATGTAATTTCGAATGAGCTTATTTGCCAAGGTTGA
- the LOC110912534 gene encoding 1-acyl-sn-glycerol-3-phosphate acyltransferase BAT2, chloroplastic isoform X1, which translates to MAYSSSVQLVLNCYPYKDLVGKCSKNYAIRQCLVFDKRKSPCPPQQILHTDEMFTCKPNHYSKLHNRFNVLRSVVVRSEIAGAGSPAAAYQLPEFQLTSKVRGVCFYAVTSIVAIFLFVLMVIGHPFVLLRDRYQRSFHHLIAKIWASMTVFPFFKIKIEGFENLPPKNSPAVYVANHQSFLDIYALLTLGRNLKFISKTAIFLFPIVGWAMFLMGVIPLKRMDSRSQLQTLKRCMEIVKNGGSVFFFPEGTRSKDGRLGNFKKGAFSIAAKTGVPVVPITLVGTGKIMPAGMEGILNPGSVKIIIHQPVQGDNPDTLCNEAVDVISNELICQG; encoded by the exons ATGGCTTACTCTTCATCTGTTCAATTG GTATTAAATTGCTATCCATATAAAGACTTAGTGGGCAAGTGCTCTAAAAATT ATGCTATTCGACAATGCCTTGTGTTTGATAAAAGAAAAAGCCCATGTCCACCTCAGCAGATTCTTCATACGGATGAAATGTTTACTTGCAAACCTAACCATTATAGTAAACTGCACAACCGGTTTAACGTTTTGAGATCCGTCGTAGTTAGATCAGAAATTGCCGGAGCCGGATCCCCTGCAGCTGCCTATCAACTTCCAG AATTTCAGTTGACCTCAAAAGTCAGAGGGGTTTGCTTTTATGCTGTTACATCCATCGTTGCCATATTTTTATTTGTGTTGATGGTGATCGGGCATCCGTTTGTGCTCCTACGAGATCGGTACCAAAGGAGCTTTCATCATCTGATAGCCAAAATTTGGGCTTCGATGACTGTTTTTCCGTTTTTTAAAATAAAGATCGAGGGTTTTGAGAATCTACCTCCGAAGAATAGTCCAGCCGTGTACGTGGCCAATCATCAgagctttttagatatatatgCACTTCTGACACTTGGTAGAaaccttaagttcatcagcaagACTGCGATTTTTCTCTTCCCGATTGTTGGGTGGGCAATGTTCTTAATGGGCGTTATTCCTCTTAAGCGTATGGACAGTAGGAGCCAATTG CAAACTCTAAAAAGATGCATGGAGATTGTGAAGAATGGTGGATCTGTTTTCTTCTTTCCAGAGGGTACACGGAGTAAGGATGGACGTCTGGGGAATTTCAAG aAAGGTGCATTCAGCATTGCTGCCAAAACAGGAGTACCTGTGGTTCCCATAACTCTTGTTGGAACAGGCAAGATAATGCCGGCTGGAATGGAGGGTATACTAAACCCTGGGTCAGTGAAGATTATAATCCACCAGCCAGTACAAGGTGATAATCCTGACACACTGTGCAATGAGGCCGTTGATGTAATTTCGAATGAGCTTATTTGCCAAGGTTGA
- the LOC110912534 gene encoding 1-acyl-sn-glycerol-3-phosphate acyltransferase BAT2, chloroplastic isoform X2: MAYSSSVQLQFRFYKCSSNYTMFYADAIRQCLVFDKRKSPCPPQQILHTDEMFTCKPNHYSKLHNRFNVLRSVVVRSEIAGAGSPAAAYQLPEFQLTSKVRGVCFYAVTSIVAIFLFVLMVIGHPFVLLRDRYQRSFHHLIAKIWASMTVFPFFKIKIEGFENLPPKNSPAVYVANHQSFLDIYALLTLGRNLKFISKTAIFLFPIVGWAMFLMGVIPLKRMDSRSQLQTLKRCMEIVKNGGSVFFFPEGTRSKDGRLGNFKKGAFSIAAKTGVPVVPITLVGTGKIMPAGMEGILNPGSVKIIIHQPVQGDNPDTLCNEAVDVISNELICQG; this comes from the exons ATGGCTTACTCTTCATCTGTTCAATTG CAATTCAGGTTCTATAAATGCTCTTCAAACTACACAATGTTTTATGCAGATGCTATTCGACAATGCCTTGTGTTTGATAAAAGAAAAAGCCCATGTCCACCTCAGCAGATTCTTCATACGGATGAAATGTTTACTTGCAAACCTAACCATTATAGTAAACTGCACAACCGGTTTAACGTTTTGAGATCCGTCGTAGTTAGATCAGAAATTGCCGGAGCCGGATCCCCTGCAGCTGCCTATCAACTTCCAG AATTTCAGTTGACCTCAAAAGTCAGAGGGGTTTGCTTTTATGCTGTTACATCCATCGTTGCCATATTTTTATTTGTGTTGATGGTGATCGGGCATCCGTTTGTGCTCCTACGAGATCGGTACCAAAGGAGCTTTCATCATCTGATAGCCAAAATTTGGGCTTCGATGACTGTTTTTCCGTTTTTTAAAATAAAGATCGAGGGTTTTGAGAATCTACCTCCGAAGAATAGTCCAGCCGTGTACGTGGCCAATCATCAgagctttttagatatatatgCACTTCTGACACTTGGTAGAaaccttaagttcatcagcaagACTGCGATTTTTCTCTTCCCGATTGTTGGGTGGGCAATGTTCTTAATGGGCGTTATTCCTCTTAAGCGTATGGACAGTAGGAGCCAATTG CAAACTCTAAAAAGATGCATGGAGATTGTGAAGAATGGTGGATCTGTTTTCTTCTTTCCAGAGGGTACACGGAGTAAGGATGGACGTCTGGGGAATTTCAAG aAAGGTGCATTCAGCATTGCTGCCAAAACAGGAGTACCTGTGGTTCCCATAACTCTTGTTGGAACAGGCAAGATAATGCCGGCTGGAATGGAGGGTATACTAAACCCTGGGTCAGTGAAGATTATAATCCACCAGCCAGTACAAGGTGATAATCCTGACACACTGTGCAATGAGGCCGTTGATGTAATTTCGAATGAGCTTATTTGCCAAGGTTGA
- the LOC110912534 gene encoding 1-acyl-sn-glycerol-3-phosphate acyltransferase BAT2, chloroplastic isoform X3 codes for MFYADAIRQCLVFDKRKSPCPPQQILHTDEMFTCKPNHYSKLHNRFNVLRSVVVRSEIAGAGSPAAAYQLPEFQLTSKVRGVCFYAVTSIVAIFLFVLMVIGHPFVLLRDRYQRSFHHLIAKIWASMTVFPFFKIKIEGFENLPPKNSPAVYVANHQSFLDIYALLTLGRNLKFISKTAIFLFPIVGWAMFLMGVIPLKRMDSRSQLQTLKRCMEIVKNGGSVFFFPEGTRSKDGRLGNFKKGAFSIAAKTGVPVVPITLVGTGKIMPAGMEGILNPGSVKIIIHQPVQGDNPDTLCNEAVDVISNELICQG; via the exons ATGTTTTATGCAGATGCTATTCGACAATGCCTTGTGTTTGATAAAAGAAAAAGCCCATGTCCACCTCAGCAGATTCTTCATACGGATGAAATGTTTACTTGCAAACCTAACCATTATAGTAAACTGCACAACCGGTTTAACGTTTTGAGATCCGTCGTAGTTAGATCAGAAATTGCCGGAGCCGGATCCCCTGCAGCTGCCTATCAACTTCCAG AATTTCAGTTGACCTCAAAAGTCAGAGGGGTTTGCTTTTATGCTGTTACATCCATCGTTGCCATATTTTTATTTGTGTTGATGGTGATCGGGCATCCGTTTGTGCTCCTACGAGATCGGTACCAAAGGAGCTTTCATCATCTGATAGCCAAAATTTGGGCTTCGATGACTGTTTTTCCGTTTTTTAAAATAAAGATCGAGGGTTTTGAGAATCTACCTCCGAAGAATAGTCCAGCCGTGTACGTGGCCAATCATCAgagctttttagatatatatgCACTTCTGACACTTGGTAGAaaccttaagttcatcagcaagACTGCGATTTTTCTCTTCCCGATTGTTGGGTGGGCAATGTTCTTAATGGGCGTTATTCCTCTTAAGCGTATGGACAGTAGGAGCCAATTG CAAACTCTAAAAAGATGCATGGAGATTGTGAAGAATGGTGGATCTGTTTTCTTCTTTCCAGAGGGTACACGGAGTAAGGATGGACGTCTGGGGAATTTCAAG aAAGGTGCATTCAGCATTGCTGCCAAAACAGGAGTACCTGTGGTTCCCATAACTCTTGTTGGAACAGGCAAGATAATGCCGGCTGGAATGGAGGGTATACTAAACCCTGGGTCAGTGAAGATTATAATCCACCAGCCAGTACAAGGTGATAATCCTGACACACTGTGCAATGAGGCCGTTGATGTAATTTCGAATGAGCTTATTTGCCAAGGTTGA
- the LOC110912535 gene encoding protein IN CHLOROPLAST ATPASE BIOGENESIS, chloroplastic: MKAGGGLVFGVPRAAALPTFLLRRRRSTFRCYSSSSSSSSDHVSFIKDVAAAQPPEHLHHLLKMLQVRGESVISPAMKQGMIPLAIPLSKNNLGSVTALLRWPTAPPGMEMPVVEVRSYGVWLLAKTVDQYIHRILVEEDAKGSSAEGVDQIFEASGVAGEKLYTRGDFAKSANSNIDVYLLQKVGLFPDILERKVQNHFKKGDHVSAMVTGEFYTKKDHFPGFGRPFVFNAEVLLKVGRNPEAKDAARGALKSPWWTLGCPYQEVAEIAEWDDEQIEFIKEKVSEQGKQEDLMKGKDAAQISLDEAAFLLDLASIEGTWDEQLERIAECYEEAGLPEIAKFVKYRE; this comes from the exons ATGAAAGCCGGCGGTGGATTGGTGTTCGGAGTTCCACGCGCCGCCGCTCTTCCTACGTTTCTCCTCCGTCGCCGCCGTTCCACATTCCGATGCtactcttcatcttcatcttcatcttctg ATCATGTTTCTTTTATAAAGGATGTGGCCGCAGCTCAGCCTCCTGAGCACCTGCATCATCTTCTAAAGATGCTTCAGGTGAGAG GTGAATCTGTAATATCCCCTGCCATGAAGCAAGGGATGATCCCCCTTGCAATCCCTCTATCCAAAAACAACCTCGGTTCTGTAACCGCATTGTTGAGATGGCCTACGGCTCCACCCGG GATGGAGATGCCGGTGGTGGAGGTCCGTAGTTATGGCGTGTGGCTTTTGGCTAAGACT GTAGACCAATATATTCACAGAATACTAGTAGAGGAAGATGCTAAAGGTTCCTCCGCTGAAGGCGTAGACCAGATATTTGAAGCTTCGGGTGTAGCTGGTGAAAAACTATACACAAGGGGAGATTTTGCAAAATCTGCCAATTCGAATATAGACGTGTACCTTCTCCAGAAG GTTGGTCTATTCCCAGACATCTTGGAACGTAAAGTGCAGAACCatttcaagaaaggagatcaT GTTTCAGCCATGGTGACTGGAGAATTCTATACAAAAAAGGATCATTTTCCTGGATTCGGACGACCTTTTGTCTTTAACGCAGAGGTTTTGCTCAA GGTTGGGCGCAACCCAGAAGCGAAAGATGCTGCAAGAGGGGCGTTGAAGTCACCATGGTGGACTTTAGGTTGTCCATACCAG GAAGTTGCTGAGATAGCTGAATGGGATGACGAACAGATTGAATTTATTAAGGAAAAGGTGTCGGAGCAGGGAAAGCAAGAAGATTTGATGAAAGGGAAGGATGCTGCTCAG ATTTCATTAGATGAAGCTGCTTTTCTGCTGGACTTAGCGTCAATTGAAGGGACGTGGGATGAACAGCTGGAACGGATTGCTGAATGTTACGAGGAGGCTGGGCTCCCGGAAATTGCTAAATTTGTCAAATACAGAGAATGA